Below is a genomic region from Culicoides brevitarsis isolate CSIRO-B50_1 chromosome 2, AGI_CSIRO_Cbre_v1, whole genome shotgun sequence.
ACTTGGCATCGGATTCGCTCGTCCCATGGTTGTTGGCGATCGTTTATGGGTTTTCAGTCAACCGCCTGGAGCTCCTCCAACGCCAGTTCAATCCGTTTTACTCAACAACGCTCCGCCGATGATTCCTGCGCCTGCCCCTCGTTCCCCAGTTGACATGTTCAACGCTACTCGCAATGCCTTGTTATCTCGCGGTCAAAGTCAATTCCTGAATCGACCTCCGACTTTTGCGGGACGTTCCTATTTACCTTCACGAGGACTTCCTCAAGGTCAATTTCCGGGTTTTTATCCTCCGCAAGTTTCGCCGAATGAAATGCATCAACAAGGAAAGTTCGGACCTTCGTCATTTGTAGCGGCGAGTACTTCAGATTCGGGCATAAAAGAGCTTGAACGAGTTTTTGGAAATCCTGAAGCTGTTGTCAGTAATGGGATTAATGGAATAACGGGAAATGAAGagaaaatcgatgaaaatgaggaaaaaagtattcAAAGCCCGAAATCTGATGAAATTAATTGTGAAACGTTGGAAAATGATGATTGCTCGGAAGAGCTCGTTGATTTATGATTGTTTCAAtcttttgctaaaaataaagttatttttataaaaattgattttttgttttaaatttcgtaaaaaaaatatttttttaatcagaaataaaaaatttaataattaattaattaaataaaaaaataaaataaataaataattaaataataatttttaaaattgttataaaatgttttaaaaaaaatatttaaaaaaaattaaataaataaattttatttttttttaatttttatttttaaaattaattaattttttaataaaaaaaaaattaaatttaaaaaattttaataaaaaaattaattaaaaaaaatttaagattttattttaattaaatttaataattaataaattaaattaaattaaattaaatttaatttttcaatttaatattttaaaatttaattttttttgaaataatttttgatcaaatatgaattaaaattataatttttcatattaaattttttaaaatttaatttttaaagtaatctaatttttttattatttaataaattattttaattctactcaagaattttaaattaaattatttttcttaaaaactcataaattttttaaaaagaaaatgaaaaaaaaattaaagaaaatttaaaaatttttaaaatgttgcttaaaaattaaattaatttttttaaattattatttattaaattaaattaattaaaaataattttaaaaaaataaaattttgtgaatttttttttcctattttttaaataaaaatttttatcaaaaataattgaattaaatttaatttaaaaaaattaagaaattgaagttcaagaaaaaaaactgatatttcttttgaatttcattgaaaaaatgttgctCTAGCGGAATTTCGATAAAACCATTCGTTGAATTAACAGAAGTAATTCCCAAAtcgttttgttgtgttttgccCTTTGCGAAAGAAATTGCAAACgaaagtcatcatcatcacataaAAATCGCAAATTGCTGTCCTTCATTCCTTCAAGTGTCtttaatttaagcaaaaaaccCGTCAAAAAGCCTCGTCTCTCACAAAAATGAGTTTTGCCTGGACAAAAGCGCAAAAACTCGCGACAATCGCAACCGGTGTGTTTTCGGGCTTTGCCACCTACTACATCGTCGATCAACGACAAATTCGTGCCCATGCTTCGTGGACGACAAATTGGAAGCCCTCGGATTGCGGCAAATGGGACGACAACTGGGACCATCGCGATCCCAAAAGTCTCGTAAAACCGCTGAAGGAGAATGCCGACGCCGAGGCCCAAAAGCATTACGAGGAAAAATTGGCAAAACTGAAACCGAAAGCTGTTCGTCACATCATCATGATTCGACACGGGCAGTATTACTTGAATGGCAAAACGGATGCCGAACGGGTTTTGTCCCCAATGGGGAAGGAACAGGCGACTTTTACGGGCGCCCGTTTGAACAGCTTGACAATTCCGTGGGATTCGATGATTATGAGTACAATGACGAGGGCACAGCAGACCGGGGAGTTGATTGCGAAGGAGTTGGGACAAAATATCCCGATCGAGCATTGTTCCTTGATTGAAGAAGGGGCACCGATTCCGCCTGAACCTGCTGTTGGGCATTGGAGACCCGAACCTcaggtgaaaaaatttttaatttaaatgtgaaaattttctaaaatttaaattttttaagaatttaaatttttttaaaaattattttttttaataatttaaatttttttaaaaattaaatttttttaagaatttaaatttttttaaaaattaaaattttttaagaatttaaatttttttaaaaattattttttttaagaatttaattttttttaaaaattaattttttttaagaatttaaatttttttaaaaattattttttttaagaatttcaatctttttttaaaatttaaattttttttaaaatttaatttttttttaagaatttaaatttttttaaaatttaattttttttattttttttttaagaatttaatttttttatgaattttaaattttttaagaatttaatttttttttaaaatttaattttttttaaaaatttaattttttttttaaatttaatttttttttaaatttcaattttttctaaaatttcaatttttcccttTAACAGCAGTTTTTCCAAGATGGCGCCCGTATCGAAGCCGCCTTCAGGAAATATTTCCATCGAGCAGAGCCCGAACAGCAAGTCGATAGTTACACTTTGATGGTGTGCCATGCAAATGTCATCCGGTATTTCGTGTGTCGCGCTTTGCAATTTCCGCCCGAAGCTTGGCTCAGATTATCTTTAAATCACGCCTCCATTACTTGGGTCTCCATCACAGCGACAGGTCGCGTAATTTTACGAACGTTTGGCGACTCGGGACACATTCCGCCTGCCTTTGTCTCATCCagcaatgtaaataaataagctacaggaacaaaaaaaaagtacagaaactgtgaaaaaattaatgaaataaaaaaaataactgaaaatttaaaaaaaaatattaattcaaaaaaaatccgttagaGCGAGAAATTTCATTTGCACACAGCCCATTTCACAATTGCAAATTTGTGACAGCCCCGAGACACAGGCGGCACAAATTTCTAAATGTGCGCTGGACTTGTTCATTCCCGAGTTCATTTCCGAGTTCATTTTAAGTTCATTTCGATTCTAATTTCGTGAATGAAAATGAACTCTATTCAATGAACTTCAAGTCTCGTACAAATACAAGGAAATCAAAATCGGCTTTTTGCATGAGAAAATACTTCctcaatgtaataaaatttgttgtttatttatctttcGAAACCGTAGAGATCAATTAAAACTCACAAAATTGCcgatttaaaatgtaaatcaaTCGTTAATTTGGcgaatcaatcaatttttggcaCATTTTTCGGCGATTCCACAAGTTGCATGATGAATTCTACGTGAAAATGCATTTCgggtaaacaaaaatatttttttgacaatttgagTGAAAGAGACAAAAAGTGTTGCTGTTTCATGAATGAGGTCATTTTCGGTGCTTCTTGAATGGATCGTTGGAGCAGCGATTGTGAGTGTGTGAAATTTGAGTAGAATTATGTGAATGTGTGTTTTTTATAGACAATGGGGGCCATATGGAAGAAGTTACactgttagaattttttaaaagttctaataagaaatattttatgagaaaattaagattaaatgtcagaaaaatttaaaaaaaataagattaaaaatttagctaattttttttttaatcaaaaaacgtaaatttaaaatttttttaaataaaaaaaataaataattaaatcaaattaaataaaaataataaattaaataaataatttttaaattaatttaaaatttaataaaaaaattttaaaaaatgaaaaattaactattagaaaaaaaaaaataaataaatttaaaatattaaaaaaattaaactaaattaatttaattaatttaaaaaaaattgaatggatttaaaaaatattattaaaaatattttaaaaattttgatattgaaataaaacaaattttaattttttaattgatttttttaaaaattaaatgaaatttttccttttattttttaaaaattttgtaaactcAAACTGTCAATtatatttgaagaatttttatctgtattttttatttattttttcataattttttcttaaaaatttttgaaaataaaaatataaaaatttatttacttttttaaaaaatattatatattaggTACCTAATGTATATtaatgtatatattttttaatatgcagttaaatttattctaatattaaaatttttaaaattatttttttaatattttattttttaaaaatggatttaaaccattaattttttttaattaatttaatataatttaatttaatttaataatttaattaattttttaatatgattttttccaaacatttaaatttttaataactttttttttaaatgctcaaaaaagaattttttcatattttataaaattatatttttttttgttttaaacttataaaattaaaataattttacaaaaatctaaacaaaaaaaaaaattaaaaatctaaaattaaattaattctattttttaatttaacttttttttttaattttttttataatttcgataattttgataattaatttaataattttttttattaagtttttttttgagtaaaaagcCATAAACTTatctgatgaaatttttttatgactcacAAGATCAAAGACACTTAATCATCATGCAACCGCATTAACAGTGTCTCAATTCTTAatttcttctataaaaaatccatGCCTTGCCTGCACGCCGAACAAAACATATGAGCTCATTTCGGGACCATATGAATTCAAATGAacgctaaaaaaaaagtttaaaatacgttcaaaacacaataaaaaatgaactagAACGAACACAAAGACACTGTTCCAGCACACAACTCCAGCAGAGCGCGTTCTGTACTCGACACACAACAAAAAGTACtcgaataacaacaacaatctcCGTCGTAGTCGTCGTCGCCGTTGCACACACACACCCGTTCGTACTCGAGAGctgtttattattactttgctTTTGCCTTTtgcttcgatatttttttgtgttctgtaacagcaacatcatcatcgtcgtcgctcGGTATCGTCGAGTCTCTATTTTCTGCAGACGTGTTTGGTTTCTGTTAACCATCTGTGATATTTAATGGTCATTACTATTGGATTAAAAAGTGTATTAGagattaaaagttttgtttttgtgtaaTTCTCACACATTTCAATCGATTTTCCGCTACAACGTTCACCTTACCGGGTGCGGTTCCCGGCAAAAATAACTCGTTAAGATTTTCTTGTGAATcgtcaaagaagaaaaaaaaatcgtagaaatagaaaatcaataattcCGTGCCTTTGCAACGAAGCAGTTGTTCgaacagcaataaaaaaaagtaattaagcaagtgttaaaaaaaatcgattaagcAATGTTAGCAGTTAGTCAATCGCATCAAAGGAACCTCGACGACGAAGAGGATCTCCTGAAAAAATTGGATCAGTCCACAGTTGCTCGTCGTCCGAACGATCACTTCCTCGAATCGGTAAGTATTTAAAATGACTCAAGTGACATGTGTttccactaaaaaaaaagtgaattaaagtttaaaaatatcgatGTCATCATGAATAGAAGAAGAAGTAGAGTAACTTCATGCTTtctcaattaatttgattcaTACTTTCACGCGAGTGTTCAACTTGACGAGCTAGATACACCGGTAATTCAACCTTGCCTATGTGCGATGATACTCGTACCATAATTACTCACAATTGGCTCGAAACCATGACCAATTCACCTTCGTTCGCGCTACTACTCATAgaaagttgcaaaaaatacTAATCGAATGACGTAATTCTACCGCagtccttttatttttgttatttagaaTATCTTCGAGAcgtacatattttatttcattacgtTGTACTTTAATGCGTATCTCGTACAGACATAGCCATAGACATGTACTCTACGGATTGAAAAGTGttcaaattaatcccttaaggtattaaattaatccctctATTTTGttaaagggattaatttaataccttaagggattaaaataaccaataaagggattaatttaacctcctTACCAACAACTTCgtccaaaaatttcttatattatggggttaatttaactccttgagagattaaattaatcccttttgaaaaaattttttgtggaagGGGTTAATTTAACGCTCAAGGAgattaatttaacccctttttaaaaaaattatttaaattaagctattaagggattaatttaacctcttaagCCTTAAGATGTTTAAGActtaagaggttaaattaatcccttaagaggtcaatttaatcccttgagtaaataatttaaccccttaagaggttaaattaatcccttcaagatgttaatttaactccctgagtgattaaattaatcccttttgATGGTTCCCGCTTTTTTggaagggattaatttaatcgCTCAAGGAGTTAAGTTAACCATTTGAAGGGATTATTTTAACCTTTTAAGGGAgtaatttaataccttaagGGATTTATTTTACCTCCttgagggattaatttaacctcctTTGGAGTTGGTTACCAACAGctccaaaaaataatcactttaaggggttaatttaatcccttaagaggtAAAATTGTTCCCTTGAAGTGGTTATTTTAACCCCTTGAGGGCTTAATTAATCCCGCGAAatct
It encodes:
- the LOC134829057 gene encoding homeobox protein B-H2-like, with amino-acid sequence MCHVKYDYSHQRMHTPDSSCTDDNMDMGSDSALDDNVLSHNDDRKKRPRTAFSAAQIKALEGEFERGKYLSVAKRTALAKQLHLTETQIKIWFQNRRTKWKRKYTSDVENLASHYYSQLGIGFARPMVVGDRLWVFSQPPGAPPTPVQSVLLNNAPPMIPAPAPRSPVDMFNATRNALLSRGQSQFLNRPPTFAGRSYLPSRGLPQGQFPGFYPPQVSPNEMHQQGKFGPSSFVAASTSDSGIKELERVFGNPEAVVSNGINGITGNEEKIDENEEKSIQSPKSDEINCETLENDDCSEELVDL
- the LOC134830316 gene encoding serine/threonine-protein phosphatase Pgam5, mitochondrial isoform X2 produces the protein MSFAWTKAQKLATIATGVFSGFATYYIVDQRQIRAHASWTTNWKPSDCGKWDDNWDHRDPKSLVKPLKENADAEAQKHYEEKLAKLKPKAVRHIIMIRHGQYYLNGKTDAERVLSPMGKEQATFTGARLNSLTIPWDSMIMSTMTRAQQTGELIAKELGQNIPIEHCSLIEEGAPIPPEPAVGHWRPEPQFFQDGARIEAAFRKYFHRAEPEQQVDSYTLMVCHANVIRYFVCRALQFPPEAWLRLSLNHASITWVSITATGRVILRTFGDSGHIPPAFVSSSNVNK
- the LOC134830316 gene encoding serine/threonine-protein phosphatase Pgam5, mitochondrial isoform X1, encoding MSFAWTKAQKLATIATGVFSGFATYYIVDQRQIRAHASWTTNWKPSDCGKWDDNWDHRDPKSLVKPLKENADAEAQKHYEEKLAKLKPKAVRHIIMIRHGQYYLNGKTDAERVLSPMGKEQATFTGARLNSLTIPWDSMIMSTMTRAQQTGELIAKELGQNIPIEHCSLIEEGAPIPPEPAVGHWRPEPQQFFQDGARIEAAFRKYFHRAEPEQQVDSYTLMVCHANVIRYFVCRALQFPPEAWLRLSLNHASITWVSITATGRVILRTFGDSGHIPPAFVSSSNVNK